Part of the Oncorhynchus keta strain PuntledgeMale-10-30-2019 chromosome 31, Oket_V2, whole genome shotgun sequence genome, agctggaaacagctgatttttaatggaatatctacataggtgtacaaaggcccattatcagcaaccatcactcctgtgttccaatggcacattgtgttagctaatccaagttcataattttaaaaaggctaaatgatcattagaaaacccttttgcaattatgttagcacagctgaaaactgttgtgctgattcaagaagcaataaaactgtccttctttagatgagtatctggagcatcagcatttgtgggtttgattacagactcaaaatggccagaaacaaggaactttcttctgaaactcatcagtctattcctgttctgagaaatgaaggcaattccatgcgagaaattgccaagaaactgaagatctcgtacatcGCTGTGtaatactcccttcacagaacagtgcaaactggctctaaccagaatagaaagaggagtgggaggccacggtgcacaactgagcaagaggacaagtacatcagtgtgtctagtttgagaaacagacgcctcacaaatcctcaactggcagcttcgttaaatagtacccgcaaaacaccagtctcaatgtcaacagtgaagaggtgactccgggacactggccttcttggcagagttgcaAGAAAAAAgttctcagactggccaataaaaataaatgattaagatgggaaaaagaacacagacactggacagaggaagattggaaaaaagtgttatggacagacaaatctaagtttgaggtgtttggatcacaaagaacaacattcgtgagacgcagaaaaaatgaaaagatgctggaggagtgcttgacgccatctgtcaagcatggacaaggcaatgtgatggtctggggtgctTGGTGATGgtaaaagtgggagatttgtacagggtaaaagggatcttgaaggaCGAAGaatatcactccattttgcaacgccatgccataccctgtggacggcgcttaattggagccaatttcctcctaaaacaggacaatgacccaacgcacagctccaaactatgcaataactatttacgGAAGatgcagtcagctggtattctgtctataatggagtggccagcacagtcaccagatctcaaccctattgagctgttgtgggagcatcTTGACcatacgtaagaagtgcccatcaagtcAACCCAACTTGtgagaggtgcttcaggaagcatggggtgaaatctcttcagattacctcaacaaattgacaactagaatgccaaatgTCTGTAAGGCTGTAATTGcggcaaatggaggattctttgacgaaagcaaagtttgaaggacacaattatttcaattaaaatcATTATTTACAATTTTGTCAACATCATGACTATATTTCCtaattcattttgcaactcatttcatgtttgttttcatggaaaacaaggacatttctaagtgaccccaaacttttgaatggtagtgcaTTTGACTTGTTGGTTGACTTATTTAATGAGGCTTCAATAAAAAACAAGGGCAGTTGATGGAGCAGAAGTAGACTCGCTGACACAAACTACATTTCCCTTGAGCCCCTCACCGGTGTTGGTGGCCTGGTCCATGGGCACAGGTAGCTGGAGGATGTAGTCCACCCTCTGTGTGTACTTTGCTTTCTGTGATTGCTGACACAcaatcctctcctctactaggaAACGGAAGGCTTCAGACGGGTTCACCCCCGAACGACAGTTTCTCTGAAGTGGAGGTTAATAAAACAAAACTAAGAAAATGGGGTACAACAGGAGGGAGAAATCTGATGACAGAAGATAGAGTGTGGGATGACTTTACCTCCACCATATTAATGAAGTGTAATAAGAACTCCTGGGCATCTTGTTGCCGATTGGTGGAGAACTCTGGGTGGCCCCGCCCAACAAGTGCTTTGAACATGCGTGCCGCTATGCCAACCTGGTCACCctggaaacaaaacaaaaaaaaaaaacgttatttaGACAATATACATGGAAAGTGAACACACAATCGCTTAATGTAAACAACTGGAAAAATCTTGTCATTTTGGAGGCAGGTGTTTGAGGCGCCAGTGCGCCAGGTTGCTAGCATTCTGACTTAAGAAAAACTTCTGCACAATCTTCCAGTGCTTCCATTCACTTACTCTGGGTTCAGAGCTGGGTTCAGAGCCCTCTCCGGGGTCAGGTGCTGGTTTGGAATACTCGCCCGACAACAGACCATAGCCCAGCTTTGCTCTGAAATAAGGAAGAGATGTTGAACACCAAAACAACATTGGAATAAAGTCCATTTAAAAATTTAGAAATAGAGGATAATAAAAACATGAATTACTTATCCATCGGGAGAAATTCTACTTCTTAAAACTCTTATAAATTATTGGGAAGTGTTGAAGGAGATTTGGTCCTAAGCCTGCAGATAGGTTTTTAGCCTGCATTTTTTCCCCAAAATACTTAAATAAGTGCTAACAATTACCATCCCCGTATTTTATATAATGCTAGCAGTGGCCATAGAAATTGATTGTTTTTGCTCAGATAAGTGAACAGTTAATGACATCTGGTGGAGAAAGACTGGCCTTTAGACAATGACCTACTTAATGTCCATCCAAACATAACACATACATCTCACAGTGCCAATGACTATGCATGTGTGCCATAACAGTTGTATGCCAGTGTGACTAGCTTTGAATACACATGTGTTATAACCCCGACTGTGCTACTTCCAGACACAGGTGTGTGTAGTCTAAAGGTTGTTGGGAAAGGGCAGGGTTAATGAACCTTATTTATGTTTGAGATGAAATGGTTAACAACgttaagtttgtgtgtgtgtgtgcatgttacactgaaaaaaaaaaaaagcagcatTTGGTGGAAACTCACACTTGGGTTTTGAAGTCCTGGGTGGGGTCGCTTGGAGCTTCATCGAAGATCTTGTCAATGTTGGAGACGTACCTGAGGCGGGGTACACACACGACAGAGGGGTTTTGTGAGTATTTTCCAGCACTCTTTTCACAATCCGTCTCAATTTCTCTTTATCTCGGagccaatgggccctggtcaaaagtagtgcactagaaaaGGAATAGCGTTGAAACTGGGACGCAGACTAAGAGGTAGAAGTGATAGACAGTTACTGACTTGCTCTGGAAGTCAGGCACGGTGAAGAGGACTTGCATGACCGAGTTGAGGTAGCAGCTGTTGCCCAGGTTCTTCATGCCAGTGAGGCCGGGGCCTGACAGAGGCCGGAGGGTGGCCCCTGACTCCTGGATCACCTCCCACTCCCCCACACGCTGGTTCACAGCTATCTCCAGCTCTGTCATCGTATGCTCCGTCTGCAGGGGAAGAGAGGtgtcgaggagagagagaagagaaacgggGAAGGAACCGGAGAGGGAAAGACAATGACAGATGAACCAGATGTAGAGGACTGATCTCACAATAAGCCCCATCTCTCATTTTGTTGTTATAACACAATAAAAATTAGCTATTTAAAAATGGGTCCAGGCCAGCTTTGAACATCATTTTGTCACTAAAACACTGGTAAGGCAAGTACGGAAAAGTATAGTCCTTATTCATGAAGGAAAATGTCTGTCACTAAAGAAGAAGAGTCCTTAAACCACAACACTGCAGCAGGAGAGAGCCTGCCCATCAAGACCCTGTATCTTTATTGATTTCGGCAGTCCTACCTTTTCCATGGTCATCATGTCGATGCCAAAGTGGGACAGGTGTTCGGGGAGCTTTGGATCCAGTACCATATCATCCTCGTCATAGGAGTACACATCTGGAAAGGCCACAGAAGCAAGTCAGACATCAAAAGCTCAAAGAATATAGCCTCTTACCCAGTTACAACTGTCTTCGAGTCAGACTTAAGTCTCAGAGTCCTTTTCCTTGCCAGTGTTTTCTTAATCTTCCCTTTTTAATAATAAGGGTAAGCTTCTCAATAGGGATTTGGTGACTGCTGGAATATTGGGACAAGTGAGAAGCACTTGGTAAATAAAAAGGTATTGTGTTGTTTCAAGTGTCCAAGTATTTGTATTGTGTTGTCATCACCTGCTCCGTCGGGGGTGATGGTGCCCAGTTTGACGGCTAGAGGGTGTCCCGTCTGCTGGAAGTGCAGGAGGGCATGGTTGTTCCCCCCGGAGCCGTCAAAATACCTGCGACCACAGAACACCCTTCCGTCCGACAGGTTCATCCACAGGTTCTCCTGCAGGTCACACACCTCACACCGCCAACCACTGGAAGACAGAGATGGAGCGAAAGgggggaaagagatggaggggtggggagagccagagagagaaagagagaatcatCAAATGGTGGAGTGGAAGATGTAGGGACAATGAGAGACTGATAGAGAATTAACGATCATTCACCAAAACATTTATTTAGGCTACATAGACATACATTATTTAATCTATTAATTACATGGACATTTATGAAGCAAAAAGGAGGAAAATTGTCAACGTGTAAGTTCCTTTAATGCTGGAGTGCTCGTGACATTGTAGCCAATGCCAGCTCAGAACAACAACCTAGCCTAACCAGTCTCTCACCTGGGAGGGATCTTGGTGCCGTTGTCGAGCTGCTTGAGTTCGACGGCATGCCGGGACTCCGCCCGCACCTCGCCGTCCCACTGCTGCACCTGCAGGGCATGAGACACTGAGTCTGCAGACATCAGCCCTGCCATGGCTAGAGATACCTATAGGGATATAGAGAAGGTTACAACAAGAATGCATGGTCAATTTCTATGAAGTGTAATACCTAGAGCAGGGGTCGTCAACAGGCTGCCCGTAAGCCAGAACCCTCCCGCCAGTGTTTTTTTTGCCCCTCAAAGGGTTCCCAAAAAATACCAAATTCAGCCAAAATTAGTTTACTtcaggaaatctgttcccaagtattccccacaacaacaacaaaaattagtGATCGTGTCTCAATTATTTTCAAACACAATCTCTTTTGGGCTTTGGTCAATTTGCAGAGTACAAATTATAATTAATTTCCATCTCCCCGACCATTCCCTCTGacacaaaaaaaagaaagaagcAGAATCCTGTTAGTTTCCTATGCACACACTGAATGAAGAGATTCAAAACTACATGCCCATGGCAATGATAGGGCCTATTTCTAAACACAGACAAACGCACAACACTCTTAAGAGATAATTAGCAAAGTTGAGGCAACACTTGAAGTGTTCACCCACAAAGCGTCTCACCCGCTCTCTCACAAGGTCCGGCATGGTGGCGAGGTCATCGGATGCAACTTCCTGTCTATCAGGGAAGAGGACGACTTTTACTTCCTCCTCATACTGCTCCTGCTCCACGTTGAACCCTCCCTCGAtacctgagatagagagaggaggaggagtgtcaATAGTCATAATAAGTTTCATCGATCTATCATGGCAGAGTAATTTCTGAAAGTTTTGGTTCAACTGGATAGAATGGAAAATGTTGGTGTCAGCATCCCTAAAggctagcctgggtaccagtatGTTTAGTTATCATTCCACTCTTTATCATATGCTAAACACATGCTTTTCATGACATGGAATACAAGGATTGGAATGTTcgtagaaacagactggtacccaggctacctGAAGGCTGCCTCGGGATTCTTTGCACCTTCATAGCCCTGTCTGCTGAAAAAGTGTTACTGTTAACTCTGCTGTTACCTATGGCTAATCGGGTTGGCTTCTTCTTGGGTGGGTCACCGGATCCAGAGTTCTCCTCATCTTCCTTCTGGGGAAAATGACAGTTCAAATTTGTGGAATGTCTCCATCCACAAGAaaggtggggcggcagggtagccaagtggttagagtgttggactagtaaccgaaaggttttaagttcaaatccccgagctgacaaggtagaaatcaaTACGAATTTGCTCTTCTAAAGACTTTGAGCAATCCAAACGGAATTAAAACCTGCTGAACAGGCCTCATTAGATGTTGCCACTTATATTACTTTTGTCCCGTCAATACTTTTGATACCAACTGATATTTGGTATCAATGTGTTTGTGTGGccgctatttttatttttttacctttatttaacttggtaaatagttaaataaacaaattcttattttcaattaacagaacgacagatttgtaccttgtcagctctgggattcgatcttgcaacctttcggttgggGAATCAAAAGcgccaaccactaggctaccttccgccccaAGTGCCTCTACTGCTGGCTAGACTCAGCCAGAGACTTCAGGAAAAGGTTTGAAGGAACAGCGTGTGACTCACCGGAGCTTTGCGGGTCCGGGAGATGTGCAGGTAAGCCCGCTGTCCGCACCTGGTGTGGTGTCTATCCACATACTGGCTGCCGAACCCAAGGAAACTGTTCATGCACACATATaagcctccttcactctcctaaaaaaaaagtttaaataaatGCGAGAACATTAAAAAGGGTTAGGCGTTACATTGGCTGTCTTGGTAACTGGACAGCTGCTAGTTTACCCAACAACATGTAACCGGACAGTAGTTGAAGTTTCCCACGCGACCAACTCATAACACTGAAGATTATCATGACAACAAATGACAGTGTGATTTTCTAGCATGCTATAACTAGCAAGTTAGTTAGCTAAACAGTTGGAATGACACGTCGAGTGACAGCCATAGTTAGCCAACTGGCTAGCTAGCGTTAAACTTGAAATGTAACTATGTAACGTTACTGCGAGTTCATTGCAAAACTAGTTCATGATGAAAGTCGGAAATTATTTGACAACCTCTGGTTACGGCAGCTTGCCAACGTTAGCTGAATGGTAAAGAtgttagctggctaacgttaacGTTTCTCAATGTAGCtacagtaacgttagctagctattgtTGTGACTAGCTAACTACCCACTAGCTAGCTGTATAACTGGTAATACacatataaaaaataaacaaacagcCCCAAAGAAAAAGTGTATATAAAAAAGACAGGTTTAATACGAAGCTAATAACGTTCGATCAGAAGATGGGCTACTCACCGGAGAAGAAAATGACAAGGCGCATTCGTCTTTGTGGACACGGTCCCCGGGCCTCGGAACCCGAATTGTGGACAGAACCGACATCAAAACCTCGCTTACCTCCGCCATCTCAAACTAACTAATTCTGCCTTCCAGTCGGACACTTGTTCCTGAATTTGGACCCCAAGCTTTTGATTCCCCAGCTTTGAATATTGTCTGTAttgctcttcccctctctctgtcttcctcccgaTGAATGGCTTGATGCCCCCCTGTTTGTGTGGACTCAAGGCCGAACGCGTATAGCACGCACCCGGTATCGTGGTAATCGTAATATATAGAGTATAAACTACCGCACAATTATACGATGTTGCATTTGAGGGAGAAACATGAATTAAGTATGAATTCAGATAGCCAATTGATCAAATCTATATTAAAACGTTATTTAACTTCTAACAAAGACATACAATAAAACGCACAGGCAAAATAGACAACATCTGCTTTATATTAAACGTAACCTTTTCAGTAATTACGGTCATGTTTAAAGGCTCGCCACCTCGACGATGAGAAGGCGAATATGTCAGGGTTTTAACGCAACAAATGAACTACTGCCACCGCGTGGGTGGAAAGAGAACGTCACACAAACCCCAGATATGGCAATGAAATTGTCTATTCATTGTAATTAATAGACTATGGGAAAATATACAGGGTTGGATGTGTCATATCAGCTGCCACCTTTAATACTGATGAACAAATTACTTTGTAGTCAAACAGGGTAAAAATGTTACATGTTGCATGTTCAGACCTGCCAGGATTGATGTTTGGCCTATATAGCCTAAATAGTATGATTGAAGAAATTCTGCTATGAAAAAATAGGAGACTATGAAGACTGGAAacaatgtttgtttgtgtgtgtgtagcctataCAGTGTTATGAATGAGTGTGTGACTGTAAGCATGTACACTAAGCTAGACTATAATATTATTTTAGCATTATTTTAGTGCTTCCAAACACTGTTATTTACTGTGTCAATAAATCTACTTTAAAGTGTACTGCCTCTCTTTTTCTTCACCcatcccactccttctcctcctcccctcatcactACCTAGCACGTCTTTCCTGCCTTTCCCCACTTtactctgtctggccctgttcctccccctctctttctccaaaATAACTACTGCATGCTATGGCGCGTTTCGCAAATCACAACTCTGTCTACGTGGCGCTGCACATCCCTTTTATTCACTATATTTTCTCATTCTTCGATTTCACCTCTCCTGTTGCAGGCATCGGGGCTTCTGCAGGATCTGCGTCCGGACTCATACCCTCTTACGATGTTTTGTATTATACCGGGGTACGTGCATACTTTAGCGAGGAGTGGGAGAAAGCTGCGGAGCTGCTCGAAAAGTCGATGACGACCCGGGAGGCTCTGTTTCGGACACGACGGCAGTGCCACGAAGAATGTCTGCCAGCGGGACATGACAGGCTCCCAAAactgggtgtgtttgtgtttactgTGTTGTATATGTGGTCGATTCATAGGTTGTGTGTGAtatgtctttctgtctccacGTGTGTGCTGTGTGCATGCATTAAATATATACAATTATAAGCTTGCATTCGGGCCTATATATCTCCCGGGAGTCAGTGATGACCCTATCTATCTATGGTCATGAGTGCAAGACAGTCCTGGTATGGTACATTCCAGTAATGTtgcatctatgtgtgtgtgtgtcctcagacaCCGAGAAAGGAAATGTGTGGGACCTATGGGCAGTGGACTGGGTCCAGCGGCGGGCTGAGTGTGTGCGGTTCTGTTTGGGACGGGCTGTCACTCCTGCAGGACAGCTTCCTGTGTCTGCCGACATCGAGTACGAGTTTAGCACCCGGAACCCCTATAACTTCCTCCAGGTCATCTACTGGAATGTAACTATTAGTATATTCACCTGCTGTTTCATTATGACCCTGTGCATATGCGTGGCTAACAGTTGAATTGTGGATCTGAAGTGCTAAGTGCTGCATCATTGCATGCTAAAGCGATAACATTGGTTATTCCACTGGTAGTTAGTTACTCTACTGGTAGTTAGTTACTCTACTGGTAGTTAGTTACTCTGGTATAAAGCCTATATGACATACTGTGCTAGCTCACTTTACTACATACTGTAGCAACGATACCCTACAACTACAGCTGTGGTCTTCATGCACTCCAGGTCATCTGTACTTAACTTTTCTTGTTCATCGTTCTACCtcatcctcctttttcctcctcccctctttcccctcttctacctcgttctcgctctctttcccctcctctcctctgctcttcctccttctcttcgcCTTTAACctcattctctatctctatcaacttttcctctcctcccttctcttctccctcagcTAGGGAAAGTGCAAAAGGCGGCGTCAGCAGCCCACACATTCTTCGTGGCCAACCCCAGCCACCTGGAGATGAGGAACAACATTGAGAAGtatagacggatggagggagtAACAGAGGACGCATTccaggatagagagatggagacagagaaacactgggtaataaacattttaaaaagagtgggagggggagggttgtgtgtgtctgagaaATGGTCAAATACTGTAAATGCTAGATTGGATGCATAAATAAGTATTCATGAACCTCGTTGTAAGAAATATGCTTTGAAGATTCCCACATGTGGCCTGAGGGTTCAAATTCCTCTCTGTGTTTCACCTTAGGTACGTAACCAATCGTAAAAGCCCTTTGGGCTCAGTAACGTCTGAGTAACCTTACACAGTAACCTCTGCATGCACCCACCCGCATTCCTGATAACATGTTACTAATGGAGTGTACTATAAATGAGAACACATCATGTGAACATTACTGGACTTCTGATATCACTGAAGCCTAAACAGGAACAAAAAAATGCAGTTCATTTCACTGCTCTGTTTTGTTTGTCTCCAGCAAGTCTTTGTGCTTTCCGTACGTACTATGCCCATTGGGAGTATAGGCCATCGACGACTCCTCTCCGTCGCACTCTGTTCTTGATGTTTACCAATTATAGCCGACCTTTCCAGTTAACATTCCTTCCTCCTCTTTACCCAtaacctccatccctctattaaCCACAGGTCCTGTATGACTCCGCCCTCACCTCTGAGGCCTCCTCTGATTGGACGCACGCCgtggagaaatggagggagtgtgtgaacgagacactgagacagactgatGAGTGCAGGGCGCAGTGTGAGGTCGCCTCACAGCGGCTCcctgagaacagaggagaggatggaatGGGCGGGGTGTTTGAGAAGGCTGCAGGTgagaaaaacatgtttgtttgtttaaaaaTTGATATTTTTATGGGTTTTATATATCCTTATTGAGATAGGACAGTGAAGAGGACTGAAAAGTTGGAGAGATTGTGAGTCAGAAGGGCATGGGTCGGATTTGAACCCATGCTGAGATTGGAAGCTGGGCTGTACACGGGACACTAACCACTGGACCACACAGGTCACAGGAAAAACATGTTTGTGTTCATGAATCTGGTTGTCTATGCAGGGCTATAACTCGTTCATTGCTAGTAGGCTGAACCTCTAGTAGGCTGAAAATGTCTATAAGGTAAAAGTGTTATCTGGTGTTATAAAGGCCTTATTACAGGGGGAGTGTTACCAAGACAGCTGACTGTAAACAGTATAATGTCACGCAGTGCATATTTGGGTTGGTCCAAAACAAAGCAAAGATTGTAATTCttattttttaattaaaatagatttttttaccgctttttcttcccaatttcgtggtatccgattggtagttacagtcctgtctcattgctgcaactcccgtacggactcgggagagacgaaggtcgagagccgtgcgtcctcccaaacacaacccaaccaagccgcactgattCTTGACACAATTCCCACTTAACCCCCGAAACCAGCCGCACCACACCATATACCTGGCTAccgtcagcgtgcactgcgcccggcccgccacaggagtcgctagtgcgcgatgggacaaggacatctttgctggccaaaccctcccttaacccggacgacgctgggccaattgtgcgtcgccccgtgggtctcccggtcgcggccggctgcgacagagcctggactcgaacccagaatctctagaggcacagctagcactgcgatgcagcgccttagaccactACGCCAATCTGGAAGCCTGTAATTAGTTTTACGTGTAGTCCTACTATTTTATTCTTATGCTATTCTCTACTTTTATCTCCCGTCCTCcagcactctccctctccctcctgtcctgccAGCAGGCCTGTGTGACCCAGGTGGCGACGCGACCCGGAAGGATTTCAGCCCAGGAGGACCTCCTACCCACACAGCTGGAGCATCTACACAGTGCACAGTTCAAAGGTTAGACAGGGGAACGGTCATATCTGAAGTTACAGTAATGACCACACGATGACGCTAATGACAATTATGATGGTAACTCTGCTTCTACTGCAGCTGATGATACTGGCCAGGATATGGCAcctgaaataaatgtattttttaaatgggCTCTGGTGCTTGATACAGGAGTTGACATATCTAGTGAACAACTAaatcccatctccctctctctcacctattTCCCGCAGCGGGCGATCTAGGAGGAGCGGTGCGTTCTCTGcggtctctcctcctgttctacCCCTCAGACAAAGACTCCCTCAGTAACCTGAAGCTCTACACAGAGACACTGGGAGGCGACACTGAGGCACACGGCACAAAGCCCTCCCAGGTACGACTGGTGCTCAGCCTCAAATCAACGACCCCTAGCCTGGCCCACTAGGGAGGTTTCATTTTAGAAACAACACTCCTCAAATTTGATAGTTACATTATTGTATCTTACTCTACTGTCAAGACCAGTATATTGGTGTTCTCCGTAGGCATCActcttttaatttaaaaaatatatatatatatatattggtcgCATACATGCTTtagttcctagctccaacagtgcagcagtatctaac contains:
- the LOC118364242 gene encoding ubiquitin carboxyl-terminal hydrolase 5-like isoform X2; the protein is MAEVSEVLMSVLSTIRVPRPGDRVHKDECALSFSSPESEGGLYVCMNSFLGFGSQYVDRHHTRCGQRAYLHISRTRKAPEDEENSGSGDPPKKKPTRLAIGIEGGFNVEQEQYEEEVKVVLFPDRQEVASDDLATMPDLVRERVSLAMAGLMSADSVSHALQVQQWDGEVRAESRHAVELKQLDNGTKIPPSGWRCEVCDLQENLWMNLSDGRVFCGRRYFDGSGGNNHALLHFQQTGHPLAVKLGTITPDGADVYSYDEDDMVLDPKLPEHLSHFGIDMMTMEKTEHTMTELEIAVNQRVGEWEVIQESGATLRPLSGPGLTGMKNLGNSCYLNSVMQVLFTVPDFQSKYVSNIDKIFDEAPSDPTQDFKTQVAKLGYGLLSGEYSKPAPDPGEGSEPSSEPRGDQVGIAARMFKALVGRGHPEFSTNRQQDAQEFLLHFINMVERNCRSGVNPSEAFRFLVEERIVCQQSQKAKYTQRVDYILQLPVPMDQATNTEELQEAERRREEADSSGAPPPTPVRACIPFTACMAALSEPETLTDFWSSAAQAKTTATKTTRFASFPDHMVIQVKKFTFGQDWVPKKLDVSIDVPDTLDLTALRGTGQQPGEELLPEVAPPPLMTPDLEVKGILGSHGNEEDDSLYSPLLSPVLDDSTVSQLCEMGFPLEACRKAVYYTGNTGIDAAMNWVMGHMDDPDFSAPMVLPGTSSAPGTTPTESVSEEHLATIVSMGFSRDQATRALRATSNVLERAVDWIFSHLDDLESMEVSEGGRSAAESEGSREPPPGPKVRDGPGKYELFAFISHMGTSTMCGHYVCHIKKDQQWVIFNDQKVCASEKPPKDLGYLYFYRRVTE
- the LOC118364242 gene encoding ubiquitin carboxyl-terminal hydrolase 5-like isoform X1; the protein is MAEVSEVLMSVLSTIRVPRPGDRVHKDECALSFSSPESEGGLYVCMNSFLGFGSQYVDRHHTRCGQRAYLHISRTRKAPKEDEENSGSGDPPKKKPTRLAIGIEGGFNVEQEQYEEEVKVVLFPDRQEVASDDLATMPDLVRERVSLAMAGLMSADSVSHALQVQQWDGEVRAESRHAVELKQLDNGTKIPPSGWRCEVCDLQENLWMNLSDGRVFCGRRYFDGSGGNNHALLHFQQTGHPLAVKLGTITPDGADVYSYDEDDMVLDPKLPEHLSHFGIDMMTMEKTEHTMTELEIAVNQRVGEWEVIQESGATLRPLSGPGLTGMKNLGNSCYLNSVMQVLFTVPDFQSKYVSNIDKIFDEAPSDPTQDFKTQVAKLGYGLLSGEYSKPAPDPGEGSEPSSEPRGDQVGIAARMFKALVGRGHPEFSTNRQQDAQEFLLHFINMVERNCRSGVNPSEAFRFLVEERIVCQQSQKAKYTQRVDYILQLPVPMDQATNTEELQEAERRREEADSSGAPPPTPVRACIPFTACMAALSEPETLTDFWSSAAQAKTTATKTTRFASFPDHMVIQVKKFTFGQDWVPKKLDVSIDVPDTLDLTALRGTGQQPGEELLPEVAPPPLMTPDLEVKGILGSHGNEEDDSLYSPLLSPVLDDSTVSQLCEMGFPLEACRKAVYYTGNTGIDAAMNWVMGHMDDPDFSAPMVLPGTSSAPGTTPTESVSEEHLATIVSMGFSRDQATRALRATSNVLERAVDWIFSHLDDLESMEVSEGGRSAAESEGSREPPPGPKVRDGPGKYELFAFISHMGTSTMCGHYVCHIKKDQQWVIFNDQKVCASEKPPKDLGYLYFYRRVTE
- the LOC118364242 gene encoding ubiquitin carboxyl-terminal hydrolase 5-like isoform X3 gives rise to the protein MAEVSEVLMSVLSTIRVPRPGDRVHKDECALSFSSPESEGGLYVCMNSFLGFGSQYVDRHHTRCGQRAYLHISRTRKAPKEDEENSGSGDPPKKKPTRLAIGIEGGFNVEQEQYEEEVKVVLFPDRQEVASDDLATMPDLVRERVSLAMAGLMSADSVSHALQVQQWDGEVRAESRHAVELKQLDNGTKIPPSGWRCEVCDLQENLWMNLSDGRVFCGRRYFDGSGGNNHALLHFQQTGHPLAVKLGTITPDGADVYSYDEDDMVLDPKLPEHLSHFGIDMMTMEKTEHTMTELEIAVNQRVGEWEVIQESGATLRPLSGPGLTGMKNLGNSCYLNSVMQVLFTVPDFQSKYVSNIDKIFDEAPSDPTQDFKTQVAKLGYGLLSGEYSKPAPDPGEGSEPSSEPRGDQVGIAARMFKALVGRGHPEFSTNRQQDAQEFLLHFINMVERNCRSGVNPSEAFRFLVEERIVCQQSQKAKYTQRVDYILQLPVPMDQATNTEELQEAERRREEADSSGAPPPTPVRACIPFTACMAALSEPETLTDFWSSAAQAKTTATKTTRFASFPDHMVIQVKKFTFGQDWVPKKLDVSIDVPDTLDLTALRGTGQQPGEELLPEVAPPPLMTPDLEVKAPVLDDSTVSQLCEMGFPLEACRKAVYYTGNTGIDAAMNWVMGHMDDPDFSAPMVLPGTSSAPGTTPTESVSEEHLATIVSMGFSRDQATRALRATSNVLERAVDWIFSHLDDLESMEVSEGGRSAAESEGSREPPPGPKVRDGPGKYELFAFISHMGTSTMCGHYVCHIKKDQQWVIFNDQKVCASEKPPKDLGYLYFYRRVTE